The proteins below come from a single Streptomyces tubercidicus genomic window:
- a CDS encoding helix-turn-helix domain-containing protein → MDSAQQEATARARELQRSWYGEPLGALFRRLIDDLGLNQARLAGVLGLSAPMLSQLMSGQRAKIGNPAVVQRVQALQDLAGQVADGSVSAAEATDRMEEIKKTAGGSVLNNTAQQTSSTGATTVRRVVREIQSLLRSVADAGDIIDAANTLAPAHPELAEFLRVYGAGRTADAVAHYEAHQS, encoded by the coding sequence ATGGACTCAGCACAGCAGGAAGCCACCGCGCGGGCCCGGGAGCTGCAGCGCAGTTGGTACGGGGAGCCTCTGGGTGCGCTGTTCCGCCGTCTCATCGACGATCTCGGCCTGAACCAGGCCCGGCTGGCCGGTGTGCTCGGGCTGTCCGCCCCGATGCTGTCCCAGCTGATGAGCGGGCAGCGCGCGAAGATAGGCAACCCGGCCGTGGTGCAGCGGGTGCAGGCGCTGCAGGATCTGGCCGGCCAGGTCGCCGACGGCAGCGTCAGCGCCGCCGAGGCCACCGACCGCATGGAGGAGATCAAGAAGACGGCGGGCGGCTCGGTGCTCAACAACACCGCGCAGCAGACGTCGTCGACGGGGGCGACCACGGTGCGGCGCGTGGTGCGGGAGATCCAGTCGCTGCTGCGGTCGGTCGCCGACGCCGGGGACATCATCGATGCGGCGAACACCCTCGCCCCGGCTCACCCCGAACTGGCAGAGTTCCTCCGGGTCTACGGTGCCGGCCGCACCGCGGACGCGGTCGCCCATTACGAGGCGCACCAGAGTTAG
- a CDS encoding serine/threonine-protein kinase yields the protein MGEVFAGRYELIDPIGRGGVGAVWRAWDARRRRYVAAKVLQQSDAHTLLRFVREQALRIDHPHVLAPASWAADDDKVLFTMDLVNGGSLAHLIGDYGPLSPRFVCTLLDQLLAGLTAVHAEGVVHRDIKPANILLEATGTGRPHLRLSDFGIAMRKGEPRLTEANYVVGTPGYFAPEQLLGAEPDFPADLFAVGLVALYLITGTKPDAEAMSRHFTGHGIPNAPEDVPEPLWQVLASLVHPDPDARFKTATGARKAILSAVELLPEATIEEEIVEVFDHIGPLPSGFGPDGPLRTRDAAGPATAGATTGTGATGQVSMSDTGSFQLAPPGPSTPPTPAPAPAPAPTPPPTPAPTPMPMPMPMPMPMPGTTSTGHGSTPTGHGHPTTGHSGAFTGHNGTPTGHGVTPTGHSTPSAPPASSGMPLSSGMPPTPPPPPAPAYEPTAAVPPERSATRPYTAGPFPVPGQPPAGASVTVPATAHPALYRKPGPPPKVAVPVLIVALLCIAVGVWALIAA from the coding sequence ATGGGTGAGGTCTTCGCCGGTCGGTATGAGCTGATCGACCCGATCGGCCGGGGTGGGGTCGGCGCGGTCTGGCGCGCCTGGGACGCCCGGCGCCGCCGCTACGTTGCCGCCAAGGTGCTGCAGCAGAGCGACGCGCACACCCTGCTGCGCTTCGTCCGCGAACAGGCGCTGCGGATCGACCATCCGCATGTGCTGGCCCCGGCGAGCTGGGCCGCGGACGACGACAAGGTGCTGTTCACCATGGACTTGGTGAACGGTGGCTCGCTGGCGCATCTGATCGGCGATTACGGCCCGTTGTCGCCCCGGTTCGTGTGCACTCTGCTGGATCAGCTGCTGGCCGGGCTGACCGCGGTGCACGCGGAGGGGGTGGTGCACCGTGACATCAAGCCGGCGAACATCCTGCTGGAGGCCACCGGCACCGGGCGGCCGCATCTGCGGCTGTCCGACTTCGGCATCGCGATGCGCAAGGGCGAGCCACGGCTCACCGAGGCCAACTATGTGGTGGGCACGCCCGGTTACTTCGCTCCCGAGCAACTGCTGGGCGCCGAACCCGACTTCCCCGCCGACCTGTTCGCGGTCGGCCTGGTCGCGCTCTATCTGATCACCGGCACCAAGCCGGACGCCGAGGCGATGAGCCGGCATTTCACCGGGCACGGCATCCCGAACGCGCCCGAGGATGTCCCGGAGCCTCTGTGGCAGGTGCTGGCGTCCCTGGTCCACCCGGATCCGGACGCGCGGTTCAAGACGGCCACCGGGGCGCGTAAGGCGATTCTGTCGGCGGTCGAACTGCTGCCGGAGGCGACGATCGAGGAAGAGATCGTCGAAGTCTTCGACCACATAGGGCCGCTGCCGTCCGGCTTCGGGCCGGACGGGCCGCTGCGTACCCGTGACGCGGCGGGGCCCGCGACGGCCGGGGCCACCACCGGCACCGGGGCCACCGGGCAGGTCTCCATGTCGGACACCGGCAGCTTCCAGCTCGCCCCGCCGGGGCCGAGCACTCCGCCGACACCGGCCCCCGCACCGGCACCGGCCCCGACACCGCCCCCGACGCCTGCGCCCACACCGATGCCGATGCCGATGCCGATGCCGATGCCGATGCCGGGCACCACGTCCACGGGCCACGGCAGTACGCCCACCGGCCACGGCCACCCCACCACGGGCCACAGCGGCGCCTTCACCGGCCACAACGGCACGCCCACCGGCCACGGCGTCACGCCCACCGGCCACAGCACGCCGTCCGCCCCGCCCGCCTCGTCCGGGATGCCCCTCTCATCCGGGATGCCCCCGACACCACCCCCACCCCCCGCGCCCGCCTACGAGCCCACCGCCGCCGTCCCCCCGGAGCGGTCCGCGACCCGCCCCTACACGGCAGGCCCGTTCCCCGTCCCCGGGCAGCCCCCGGCAGGCGCCTCCGTCACCGTTCCGGCCACGGCACACCCCGCCCTGTACAGAAAGCCGGGACCGCCCCCGAAGGTCGCGGTCCCCGTACTGATCGTGGCGCTGCTGTGCATCGCGGTCGGCGTCTGGGCACTGATCGCCGCCTGA
- a CDS encoding alpha/beta hydrolase: MRRRSLAPLLAVGVTALLAPALATSTATAAAAATPSAAKGALDRFVQQKPQWKRCQAKSPAEFECAKIKVPLDYRAPGGKRIDIAISRIKSTAPGKRHGVLLSNPGGPGASGLYMPLSMQDQLPKSAQQKYDLIGFDPRGVGQSSPVSCGLGSKEQTWLRPYKKETFAKDVAWARDLAQKCKKKAGDRLPHITTRNTARDMDLIRAVLGEKKISYVGYSYGTYLGTVYTQLFPGRTDRFVLDSAVDPARAWRGMIQWWAEGAEPAFDRWTEWAAERSGKYGLGDTPKKVDRTLWDLVAQADEKPIKLEGRSVSGDDVRSGMRQGVFTPKEATEGVVELKKAAAGKPVSGKKLAPFARSEGTTGATAAAAEEPADNGSASFWSVVCGDNSAAWSRDPESYRRDAIKDKGRYPLFGDFASNIKPCAFWGKSAEPATKVNHRADALIVQNEWDPQTPLPSGQALHADLKGSKMLTVLGGEGHAVYPNGNACTDGTVNTYLLTGTLPAKDVTCKAKADSHAAERKNQKRDLLPGSPLPQRAPDRF, translated from the coding sequence GTGCGGAGAAGATCTCTCGCGCCCTTGTTGGCTGTCGGTGTCACGGCGCTGCTGGCTCCCGCGCTCGCCACCTCCACGGCCACCGCCGCCGCGGCCGCCACCCCGTCCGCCGCCAAGGGCGCGCTGGACCGTTTTGTGCAGCAGAAGCCGCAGTGGAAGCGGTGCCAGGCCAAGTCTCCGGCGGAGTTCGAGTGCGCCAAGATCAAGGTGCCGCTGGACTACCGGGCCCCCGGGGGCAAGCGGATCGACATAGCCATATCCCGGATCAAGAGCACCGCGCCCGGTAAGCGGCACGGTGTTCTGCTCTCCAACCCTGGCGGCCCGGGGGCATCGGGGCTCTACATGCCGCTCAGCATGCAGGATCAGCTCCCCAAGTCCGCACAGCAGAAGTACGACCTCATCGGCTTCGACCCGCGCGGGGTGGGACAGAGCAGCCCGGTCTCCTGCGGTCTGGGGTCGAAGGAGCAGACCTGGCTGCGGCCGTACAAGAAGGAGACCTTCGCCAAGGACGTCGCCTGGGCACGCGACCTCGCGCAGAAGTGCAAGAAGAAGGCGGGCGACCGGCTCCCGCACATCACCACGCGCAACACCGCGCGTGACATGGACCTGATCCGGGCGGTCCTCGGTGAGAAGAAGATCTCGTACGTGGGGTACTCGTACGGCACCTACCTGGGCACCGTCTACACCCAGCTCTTCCCGGGCCGGACCGACCGGTTCGTGCTGGACAGCGCGGTCGATCCGGCGCGCGCCTGGCGAGGGATGATCCAGTGGTGGGCGGAGGGCGCCGAGCCCGCGTTCGACCGGTGGACCGAGTGGGCCGCCGAGCGTTCGGGCAAGTACGGCCTCGGTGACACCCCGAAGAAGGTCGACCGGACCCTCTGGGACCTGGTCGCACAGGCCGACGAGAAGCCCATCAAGCTAGAGGGGCGGTCGGTCAGCGGTGATGACGTCCGCAGCGGAATGCGCCAGGGGGTCTTCACCCCCAAGGAAGCCACCGAGGGAGTCGTGGAGCTGAAGAAGGCCGCGGCCGGCAAGCCCGTCTCCGGGAAGAAGCTCGCGCCCTTCGCCCGATCCGAGGGGACCACCGGGGCGACAGCCGCCGCTGCCGAGGAGCCGGCCGACAACGGATCGGCAAGCTTCTGGTCCGTGGTGTGCGGCGACAACTCGGCCGCGTGGTCCCGCGATCCGGAGAGCTACCGCCGGGACGCCATCAAGGACAAGGGCCGTTACCCGCTCTTCGGTGACTTCGCGTCCAACATCAAACCCTGTGCCTTCTGGGGCAAGTCCGCGGAACCGGCGACCAAGGTGAACCACAGGGCCGACGCCCTGATCGTCCAGAACGAGTGGGATCCGCAGACCCCGCTGCCCAGCGGTCAGGCCCTGCACGCCGACCTGAAGGGCTCGAAAATGCTCACCGTCCTGGGCGGCGAGGGCCATGCCGTCTACCCGAACGGCAACGCGTGCACGGACGGCACGGTCAACACCTACCTGCTCACCGGCACGCTCCCGGCGAAGGACGTGACCTGCAAGGCCAAGGCCGACTCCCACGCGGCGGAGCGGAAGAACCAGAAGCGGGACCTGCTCCCCGGCTCTCCGCTCCCGCAGCGGGCCCCGGACCGGTTCTGA